Proteins encoded within one genomic window of Homo sapiens chromosome 21, GRCh38.p14 Primary Assembly:
- the CLDN17 gene encoding claudin-17 — translation MAFYPLQIAGLVLGFLGMVGTLATTLLPQWRVSAFVGSNIIVFERLWEGLWMNCIRQARVRLQCKFYSSLLALPPALETARALMCVAVALSLIALLIGICGMKQVQCTGSNERAKAYLLGTSGVLFILTGIFVLIPVSWTANIIIRDFYNPAIHIGQKRELGAALFLGWASAAVLFIGGGLLCGFCCCNRKKQGYRYPVPGYRVPHTDKRRNTTMLSKTSTSYV, via the coding sequence ATGGCATTTTATCCCTTGCAAATTGCTGGGCTGGTTCTTGGGTTCCTTGGCATGGTGGGGACTCTTGCCACAACCCTTCTGCCTCAGTGGAGAGTATCAGCTTTTGTTGGCAGCAACATTATTGTCTTTGAGAGGCTCTGGGAAGGGCTCTGGATGAATTGCATCCGACAAGCCAGGGTCCGGTTGCAATGCAAGTTCTATAGCTCCTTGTTGGCTCTCCCGCCTGCCCTGGAAACAGCCCGGGCCCTCATGTGTGTGGCTGTTGCTCTCTCCTTGATCGCCCTGCTTATTGGCATCTGTGGCATGAAGCAGGTCCAGTGCACAGGCTCTAACGAGAGGGCCAAAGCATACCTTCTGGGAACTTCAGGAGTCCTCTTCATCCTGACGGGCATCTTCGTTCTGATTCCGGTGAGCTGGACAGCCAATATAATCATCAGAGATTTCTACAACCCAGCCATCCACATAGGTCAGAAACGAGAGCTGGGAGCAGCACTTTTCCTTGGCTGGGCAAGCGCTGCTGTCCTCTTCATTGGAGGGGGTCTGCTTTGTGGATTTTGCTGCTGCAACAGAAAGAAGCAAGGGTACAGATATCCAGTGCCTGGCTACCGTGTGCCACACACAGATAAGCGAAGAAATACGACAATGCTTAGTAAGACCTCCACCAGTTATGTCTAA